A window of the Dyadobacter pollutisoli genome harbors these coding sequences:
- the rpmA gene encoding 50S ribosomal protein L27, with protein sequence MAHKKGVGSSRNGRESESKRLGVKLFGGQLAKAGNILVRQRGTKHNPGKNVGIGRDHTLFALVEGNVVFRKTRENKSFVHIEPIAVAAAATAASTAAEA encoded by the coding sequence ATGGCACATAAGAAAGGTGTAGGTAGCTCAAGAAACGGACGTGAATCAGAAAGCAAACGTCTTGGAGTAAAATTATTCGGTGGTCAGCTTGCCAAAGCAGGTAATATTTTGGTTCGTCAACGCGGAACAAAACACAATCCTGGTAAAAACGTTGGTATCGGCCGTGACCATACTTTATTTGCATTGGTTGAAGGCAATGTAGTATTCCGCAAGACTCGTGAGAACAAGTCTTTTGTACACATTGAACCAATCGCAGTTGCAGCAGCCGCTACGGCAGCATCCACTGCGGCAGAAGCATAG
- a CDS encoding ferredoxin--NADP reductase, with protein sequence MSDSTISLRVREIIRESDDTKTFIFERTDGNPFLYKAGQFLTFIIPMHGHEVRRSYSMSSAPGVDVFPAITVKRVPNGEISRFWIDTVRENDTFTALPPSGRFVLEASTGQPRDIVLVGAGSGITPLFSILKQALTLEQENHVTLIYASRNVRNTLFHEQIIAWQKRFPERLQVIHIHSQPSDEWNGIRGRINNTRLEQLVNKSLRYDRQHARFFICGPFDLMRSAEITLHFMGFSDAQIRKENFVITAPPPPPPISYPHEITLQYRDKTYGLMVPAHTTILDAALAAGIQLPYSCKGGRCSTCAGVCTSGSVHMSVNEVLTDRDLREGWILTCSAYPDGDNVTIRVGQ encoded by the coding sequence ATGTCTGACTCGACCATATCATTGCGTGTAAGAGAAATTATCAGGGAAAGTGATGATACCAAGACTTTTATTTTTGAAAGAACCGACGGAAACCCTTTTCTCTATAAAGCAGGCCAGTTCCTCACGTTCATTATCCCAATGCACGGGCATGAAGTCCGGCGCTCCTATTCGATGAGCTCGGCCCCAGGTGTGGACGTGTTTCCTGCGATCACCGTCAAGCGCGTTCCAAACGGCGAAATTTCCCGCTTCTGGATCGATACTGTTCGTGAGAACGATACTTTTACAGCATTACCCCCTTCCGGTCGTTTTGTATTGGAAGCAAGCACTGGACAACCAAGGGATATTGTTCTGGTGGGGGCTGGAAGCGGCATTACACCTTTGTTTTCTATTTTAAAGCAGGCGCTTACTCTGGAACAGGAAAACCACGTCACGCTTATTTATGCGAGCAGGAACGTAAGGAACACATTGTTTCACGAGCAAATCATTGCCTGGCAAAAACGTTTTCCCGAAAGGCTGCAGGTGATACACATTCACAGCCAGCCCTCCGACGAATGGAATGGTATCCGCGGCAGGATCAACAATACACGGCTCGAACAACTGGTTAACAAATCGCTGAGATACGACCGGCAACACGCCCGTTTCTTTATTTGCGGGCCGTTTGACCTGATGCGGTCAGCTGAAATCACACTACATTTCATGGGCTTTTCGGATGCTCAAATCCGGAAAGAGAATTTTGTCATCACCGCTCCGCCACCACCTCCACCGATATCCTACCCTCACGAAATCACCCTGCAATACCGCGACAAAACGTACGGATTAATGGTACCTGCGCATACAACCATATTGGATGCCGCGCTAGCGGCAGGCATACAGTTACCATACAGCTGCAAGGGAGGACGTTGCTCCACATGCGCGGGAGTCTGCACAAGCGGGTCGGTACATATGAGCGTGAATGAGGTGCTTACGGACAGGGATTTGCGCGAAGGCTGGATACTCACCTGCTCTGCTTATCCGGACGGCGACAATGTAACAATCCGTGTCGGACAATAA
- a CDS encoding LacI family DNA-binding transcriptional regulator yields the protein MKKKIVRIKDIAEKAQTSKGTVDRVLHNRGRVADDVRERILAIIKELNYEPNFIAQSLKSQRTFNLAVLMPDPGLDSYWVAPKTGFEKAEKELRQYGIYITPFIFNPHEEHSFIAKAQEVTREHPDGLLIAPVFYKQALPFFKEWAELNIPYVLFNTQIEHVAPLCYIGQDSYRSGSLAAKILSFGLQSSGSVLVAHINEDISNSAHLITKENGFRDYFENSERGTAFNIVSKEINYPEGETIDDQLDQILAEFSDLSAVYVTNSRAFEVASYLEKNNITHIKLVGYDLLEPNLNYLNKEIISFLINQNPLGQGYWGIHQLANHLVFKKEIPPIKFLPLDIITRENLDYYLDPQK from the coding sequence GTGAAAAAGAAAATAGTCAGAATTAAAGATATTGCGGAAAAGGCCCAAACTTCTAAAGGGACCGTTGACCGTGTTTTGCATAATCGTGGAAGAGTGGCGGATGATGTCCGTGAAAGAATCCTTGCTATTATCAAGGAACTGAATTATGAGCCTAATTTCATTGCTCAGTCACTGAAATCACAGCGGACGTTTAATCTTGCTGTTCTCATGCCGGATCCTGGACTGGATTCTTATTGGGTAGCACCGAAAACGGGCTTTGAAAAGGCCGAAAAGGAACTGCGCCAATACGGGATTTACATTACTCCTTTTATATTTAACCCGCACGAAGAACATTCTTTTATCGCCAAAGCGCAGGAAGTTACCCGCGAACATCCTGATGGACTGCTCATTGCACCAGTCTTCTACAAGCAGGCACTTCCCTTTTTCAAAGAATGGGCCGAGCTAAACATCCCATATGTGCTTTTTAACACCCAAATAGAGCACGTAGCGCCACTATGTTATATCGGACAGGACTCTTACCGGAGCGGCTCGCTTGCGGCCAAGATACTTAGTTTTGGACTGCAATCGTCAGGGAGTGTGCTGGTGGCGCACATTAATGAGGATATTTCGAACTCGGCGCATTTGATCACCAAAGAAAACGGGTTCAGGGATTATTTCGAAAATAGCGAAAGAGGGACTGCATTTAATATCGTCAGCAAGGAAATTAATTATCCCGAGGGCGAAACGATTGACGATCAGCTGGATCAGATACTAGCGGAGTTCAGTGATCTGAGCGCTGTTTATGTGACCAATTCCAGAGCTTTTGAAGTGGCTTCCTATCTTGAAAAAAACAACATAACCCATATTAAACTGGTTGGTTATGACCTACTGGAACCTAACCTGAACTATCTGAATAAGGAGATCATTAGCTTTCTGATCAATCAAAATCCGCTGGGACAAGGATATTGGGGCATTCACCAGCTCGCAAACCATCTTGTTTTCAAGAAAGAGATCCCGCCTATCAAATTCCTTCCGCTGGACATTATTACCAGGGAAAATTTGGATTACTATCTTGATCCACAGAAGTAG
- a CDS encoding NifU family protein, translating into MLTRPVFVYTELSPNPNSMKFVLNFELVPDGLSFDYPSQQAAMEEGSASPLASDLFQFPHVKRVFIASNFITITKDDAIAWEEVLRDTKQFIKIYFEENHPVFEETTIEKNTVIVDSRDSDTVQKIKAALDQYVRPAVESDGGAINFHSFNEDSGVVKVLLQGSCSGCPSSTLTLKAGIENLLTRMVPDVKQVVAEGV; encoded by the coding sequence ATGCTAACACGTCCCGTTTTTGTATATACAGAATTAAGTCCCAATCCCAATTCAATGAAGTTTGTACTGAACTTCGAATTGGTACCTGATGGCCTTTCATTTGATTATCCGTCGCAGCAAGCGGCTATGGAGGAAGGAAGCGCTTCTCCGCTGGCATCTGATCTTTTCCAGTTTCCGCATGTAAAAAGAGTATTTATCGCCAGCAATTTCATCACGATCACCAAAGATGATGCCATTGCATGGGAGGAGGTTCTGCGTGATACCAAGCAATTTATCAAGATCTATTTTGAAGAAAATCATCCGGTTTTCGAGGAAACCACGATTGAAAAAAATACTGTAATCGTTGATTCAAGAGATTCTGACACCGTTCAAAAAATTAAAGCCGCACTGGACCAGTACGTTCGGCCTGCGGTCGAATCAGATGGTGGTGCTATCAACTTCCATTCTTTCAATGAAGATTCCGGAGTCGTGAAAGTGTTGCTGCAAGGTTCCTGCAGCGGCTGCCCGTCATCTACATTGACATTGAAAGCAGGCATCGAAAACCTCCTGACACGCATGGTACCCGATGTAAAACAGGTAGTAGCAGAAGGAGTCTGA